GCCCCGATCGCAAACGCTACGAGATCACAGCCACAGGTCGCGCCGAGCTCGAGGATTGGCTGTTTTCGGCCGACACCCCATCGCCGGCGCTGCAGAGCAACTTGTTCGCGAAGACGATCATCGCGCTGCTGCTCGAAGATGATGCCGCCCGACTGCTCGACATCCAACGAGCAGAACACCTTGAGCGGATGCGCGAGCTGACGAGGCGCAAGCTTGGGGCCGACCTCGCGACGGTGCTCGTCTGCGACCACGCCCTGTTTCACATCGAGGCCGACCTCCGTTGGATCGAGCTCACCTCAGCGCGTCTTGGCGAACTGCGGGCGGCGGTGGCGCGATGAACCCCGTGCTCAGCGTTCGCGGCATTGAGCGGTCCTTCGGCATGGACGTCGCGCTCCGCGGTGTCGACCTCGATGTCGCGCAGGGCGAGATCCTGGCGATCATGGGGCCCTCTGGATCAGGGAAGTCAACGCTGTTGCATATTCTCGCTGGCGTGCTCACACCCGACGACGGGACAGCAATCTATCGCGACCC
Above is a window of Leucobacter aridicollis DNA encoding:
- a CDS encoding PadR family transcriptional regulator, whose protein sequence is MATMDSSHALLGLLGTGSGYGYDLKHDYDRHFGAEKPLAFGQVYATLARLMKHGFIALLGDEAGGGPDRKRYEITATGRAELEDWLFSADTPSPALQSNLFAKTIIALLLEDDAARLLDIQRAEHLERMRELTRRKLGADLATVLVCDHALFHIEADLRWIELTSARLGELRAAVAR